One genomic region from Gossypium hirsutum isolate 1008001.06 chromosome D13, Gossypium_hirsutum_v2.1, whole genome shotgun sequence encodes:
- the LOC107920052 gene encoding uncharacterized protein isoform X2, protein MRIPFLSLFPALFLTFFLTAHSPPSSIYDHLKHNGLPIGLLPKGISDFSIDPNTNRFHVNLTQPCNSEFEIQLHYDFNISGVLSFGKIANLSGVSQQELFLWFPVINIRVDDPTSGLINFDVGVVDKQFSLSLFEIPRDCTAFDPKGSLSISQVFWNDE, encoded by the exons ATGAGAATTccatttctctctctctttcccGCACTTTTTCTGACTTTCTTTCTCACTGCACACTCACCCCCTTCTTCAATATACGACCACTTGAAACACAACGGCCTCCCTATAGGTCTCCTCCCTAAGGGGATTTCTGATTTCTCAATTGACCCCAACACCAACCGTTTCCACGTCAACCTAACCCAACCCTGCAACTCCGAATTCGAGATCCAGCTCCATTACGATTTCAACATCTCCGGTGTCTTGTCTTTCGGCAAGATCGCTAATTTGTCTGGTGTCTCCCAACAGGAACTCTTCTTATGGTTTCCTGTCATTAACATTCGCGTCGATGATCCAACCTCCGGTTTGATCAACTTCGATGTCGGCGTTGTTGATAAGCAGTTCTCCTTGTCCTTGTTCGAGATCCCCCGTGATTGCACCGCTTTTGATCCTAAGGGTTCCCTCTCCATTTCTCAG GTTTTTTGGAATGATGAGTGA
- the LOC107920052 gene encoding uncharacterized protein isoform X1, with protein sequence MRIPFLSLFPALFLTFFLTAHSPPSSIYDHLKHNGLPIGLLPKGISDFSIDPNTNRFHVNLTQPCNSEFEIQLHYDFNISGVLSFGKIANLSGVSQQELFLWFPVINIRVDDPTSGLINFDVGVVDKQFSLSLFEIPRDCTAFDPKGSLSISQKPSELLGTEIVEEHMLRAIS encoded by the exons ATGAGAATTccatttctctctctctttcccGCACTTTTTCTGACTTTCTTTCTCACTGCACACTCACCCCCTTCTTCAATATACGACCACTTGAAACACAACGGCCTCCCTATAGGTCTCCTCCCTAAGGGGATTTCTGATTTCTCAATTGACCCCAACACCAACCGTTTCCACGTCAACCTAACCCAACCCTGCAACTCCGAATTCGAGATCCAGCTCCATTACGATTTCAACATCTCCGGTGTCTTGTCTTTCGGCAAGATCGCTAATTTGTCTGGTGTCTCCCAACAGGAACTCTTCTTATGGTTTCCTGTCATTAACATTCGCGTCGATGATCCAACCTCCGGTTTGATCAACTTCGATGTCGGCGTTGTTGATAAGCAGTTCTCCTTGTCCTTGTTCGAGATCCCCCGTGATTGCACCGCTTTTGATCCTAAGGGTTCCCTCTCCATTTCTCAG AAACCATCTGAGTTACTTGGTACTGAAATTGTTGAGGAGCACATGCTGAGGGCCATATCATAG
- the LOC107920051 gene encoding biotin carboxyl carrier protein of acetyl-CoA carboxylase, chloroplastic isoform X2 yields MASSLSTPPPASLSSVVKTTATLPFLSLSKVSFRCFSRPNLRFFSKSLQTGQNDSAVVKVQLNEVAVDGSSNDSTIPPVNSGSSTPEPQDAKPSSNVSPPALATEESISEFLNQVSSLVKLVDSRDIVELQLKQLDCELIIRKNVALPQPPSAAPVVMSQASSLPPVGPPTQTAPASAPTPSGQAPAVATPPSFPAPKSAKSLLPPLKCPMAGTFYTSPGPGEPPFVKVGDKVQKGQVLCIIEAMKLMNEIEADQSGTIVEILVEDGKAVSVDTPLFVIEP; encoded by the exons ATGGCTTCTTCACTCTCAACTCCACCCCCCGCTTCCCTCTCTTCCGTCGTTAAAACTACCGCTACCTTGCCTTTCCTTTCGCTCTCCAAGGTCTCTTTTCGCTGCTTTTCGAGGCCAAACCTCCGATTCTTCTCCAAG AGTTTGCAGACTGGACAGAACGATTCTGCAGTGGTGAAAGTCCAATTGAATGAG GTTGCTGTAGATGGATCATCAAATGATTCTACTATCCCTCCAGTCAATTCAGGGTCATCCACACCAGAACCACAGGATGCTAAGCCATCAAGTAATGTCTCTCCTCCAGCTTTGGCCACAGAAGAATCAATCTCAGAGTTCCTTAATCAAGTTTCAAGTCTAGTCAA GCTAGTTGATTCGAGAGATATTGTAGAGTTGCAGCTTAAACAACTTGACTGTGAACTGATAATTCGCAAAAATGTGGCCTTGCCCCAACCACCCTCTGCAGCTCCTGTTGTTATGTCGCAGGCATCCTCTCTACCACCAGTAGGGCCTCCAACCCAAACTGCCCCTGCCTCTGCCCCTACACCTTCTGGGCAAGCACCTGCTGTTGCAACTCCACCATCTTTTCCAGCTCCCAAGTCAGCCAAATCTTTGCTTCCACCTCTTAAGTGTCCAATGGCTGGTACATTCTACACAAGTCCGGGTCCTGGTGAACCACCATTTGTGAAG gttggagacaaagtgcaAAAGGGTCAGGTGTTATGCATCATTGAAGCAATGAAGTTGATGAATGAAATTGAA GCTGATCAATCAGGAACCATAGTCGAGATCCTTGTAGAAGATGGCAAAGCTGTCAGTGTTGATACG CCTCTGTTTGTGATTGAACCTTGA
- the LOC107920051 gene encoding biotin carboxyl carrier protein of acetyl-CoA carboxylase, chloroplastic isoform X1, translated as MASSLSTPPPASLSSVVKTTATLPFLSLSKVSFRCFSRPNLRFFSKLQSLQTGQNDSAVVKVQLNEVAVDGSSNDSTIPPVNSGSSTPEPQDAKPSSNVSPPALATEESISEFLNQVSSLVKLVDSRDIVELQLKQLDCELIIRKNVALPQPPSAAPVVMSQASSLPPVGPPTQTAPASAPTPSGQAPAVATPPSFPAPKSAKSLLPPLKCPMAGTFYTSPGPGEPPFVKVGDKVQKGQVLCIIEAMKLMNEIEADQSGTIVEILVEDGKAVSVDTPLFVIEP; from the exons ATGGCTTCTTCACTCTCAACTCCACCCCCCGCTTCCCTCTCTTCCGTCGTTAAAACTACCGCTACCTTGCCTTTCCTTTCGCTCTCCAAGGTCTCTTTTCGCTGCTTTTCGAGGCCAAACCTCCGATTCTTCTCCAAG CTGCAGAGTTTGCAGACTGGACAGAACGATTCTGCAGTGGTGAAAGTCCAATTGAATGAG GTTGCTGTAGATGGATCATCAAATGATTCTACTATCCCTCCAGTCAATTCAGGGTCATCCACACCAGAACCACAGGATGCTAAGCCATCAAGTAATGTCTCTCCTCCAGCTTTGGCCACAGAAGAATCAATCTCAGAGTTCCTTAATCAAGTTTCAAGTCTAGTCAA GCTAGTTGATTCGAGAGATATTGTAGAGTTGCAGCTTAAACAACTTGACTGTGAACTGATAATTCGCAAAAATGTGGCCTTGCCCCAACCACCCTCTGCAGCTCCTGTTGTTATGTCGCAGGCATCCTCTCTACCACCAGTAGGGCCTCCAACCCAAACTGCCCCTGCCTCTGCCCCTACACCTTCTGGGCAAGCACCTGCTGTTGCAACTCCACCATCTTTTCCAGCTCCCAAGTCAGCCAAATCTTTGCTTCCACCTCTTAAGTGTCCAATGGCTGGTACATTCTACACAAGTCCGGGTCCTGGTGAACCACCATTTGTGAAG gttggagacaaagtgcaAAAGGGTCAGGTGTTATGCATCATTGAAGCAATGAAGTTGATGAATGAAATTGAA GCTGATCAATCAGGAACCATAGTCGAGATCCTTGTAGAAGATGGCAAAGCTGTCAGTGTTGATACG CCTCTGTTTGTGATTGAACCTTGA
- the LOC121225410 gene encoding uncharacterized protein has product MIQFAYNLIIKSQENEKTRKFCQKILYEGDMEVEKELTKLCVSKNNELKENETNARAVIRSKNVKRSIIEELSSNDDHVVKVGDSKTSPILDPPCAKPKGVSNSRLKGHIEKRKSKASQFHKPRKRKQSTIREFLDVLIGSTLSYENFVILSMMMPVNNIYAYPCQNPM; this is encoded by the exons ATGATCCAATTTGCttataatttgattataaaaaGTCAAGAAAAcgaaaaaacaagaaaattttgtcAGAAGATTTTATATGAAGGTGACATGGAAGTTGAGAAAGAATTGACAAAGTTATGTGTCTCTAAGAATAATGAGCTCAAAGAGAATGAGACAAATGCAAGAGCAGTCATTCGATCTA aaaacgTGAAAAGGTCAATAATTGAAGAATTATCGAGCAATGATGACCATGTTGTAAAAGTGGGTGATAGTAAAACTTCTCCAATCTTAGATCCACCATGTGCTAAGCCGAAAGGGGTCTCTAATTCTAGACTTAAAGGTCACAttgagaaaagaaaatcaaaagcatcCCAATTTCACAAACCCA gaaaaagaaaacaatcaaCAATTAGAGAATTCTTAGATGTACTCATTGGCTCCACTCTAAGttatgaaaatttt GTCATTCTTTCAATGATGATGCCAGTAAACAATATCTATGCATATCCATGTCAAAATCCAATGTAA